The Spirosoma radiotolerans genome has a window encoding:
- the hisF gene encoding imidazole glycerol phosphate synthase subunit HisF, translated as MLTKRIIPCLDIKDGRTVKGTNFVNLRDAGDPVALAAVYAEQGADELVFLDITATVDERKTLIELVRNVAHTINIPFTVGGGISSVADVSALLNAGADKISINSSAVRNPDLINELALEFGSQCVVVAIDTRYVNGEHIVHTHGGRKPTELRTIAWAKEVENRGAGEILLTSMDTDGTKAGFALELTAQISGSANIPVIASGGAGTMDHFADVFTTGKADAGLAASIFHFKEIDIPDLKGYLREKGIDMRI; from the coding sequence ATGCTCACGAAACGAATCATTCCCTGCCTTGATATTAAAGACGGCCGCACCGTGAAGGGCACCAACTTCGTCAACCTTCGCGATGCGGGCGATCCGGTTGCCTTAGCCGCTGTTTATGCCGAACAAGGTGCCGATGAACTGGTTTTCCTGGATATTACAGCCACCGTCGATGAGCGGAAAACGCTTATTGAACTCGTTCGTAATGTAGCGCACACGATCAATATACCCTTCACGGTTGGCGGGGGAATTTCTTCCGTGGCCGATGTATCGGCCTTACTCAACGCGGGTGCCGACAAGATTTCGATTAACTCGTCGGCCGTTCGCAATCCCGATTTGATCAATGAACTGGCTTTGGAATTCGGAAGCCAGTGCGTGGTGGTAGCTATTGATACACGGTATGTAAATGGGGAACACATCGTTCACACGCATGGTGGCCGCAAGCCAACCGAACTCCGCACGATTGCCTGGGCGAAGGAAGTGGAAAACAGAGGAGCCGGTGAAATCCTGCTAACCTCGATGGATACCGATGGAACCAAAGCCGGATTTGCCCTTGAGCTAACGGCGCAGATTTCAGGAAGCGCCAATATTCCGGTTATTGCATCCGGTGGCGCCGGTACGATGGACCATTTTGCAGATGTGTTCACTACCGGGAAAGCCGATGCCGGGCTGGCTGCCAGTATCTTTCACTTCAAGGAAATTGATATACCCGACCTGAAAGGGTATTTACGGGAGAAGGGAATTGACATGAGGATATGA
- the hisH gene encoding imidazole glycerol phosphate synthase subunit HisH produces the protein MKTVIIKYNAGNVQSVMYALERLGASYLLTDDEAEIRSADKVIFPGVGEASTAMAYLRERGLDQLIPSLKQPVLGTCVGMQLMCRHSEENDTNCMGIFDIGVRRFPNEPGFKVPHTGWNNIHSLQGPLTQGLPDNAYVYFVHSFAADICPETTAVCDYVRPFSAMLHRDNFYAAQFHAEISGNVGQRILENFLKL, from the coding sequence ATGAAAACGGTCATTATCAAATACAACGCAGGCAACGTTCAGTCGGTTATGTATGCTCTGGAGCGGTTGGGCGCCAGTTATCTGCTGACGGACGATGAAGCGGAAATCCGCTCGGCCGATAAGGTTATTTTTCCCGGCGTAGGCGAAGCCAGCACCGCTATGGCCTACCTGCGCGAACGGGGCCTCGATCAACTGATCCCATCGCTGAAACAGCCGGTATTGGGAACCTGTGTGGGTATGCAGCTTATGTGCCGCCACTCGGAAGAGAATGACACGAACTGTATGGGAATCTTCGATATTGGCGTCCGGCGGTTTCCGAATGAGCCAGGTTTCAAAGTGCCACATACTGGCTGGAACAATATACATAGCCTGCAAGGGCCACTAACACAGGGATTGCCCGACAATGCCTACGTTTATTTTGTTCACAGTTTTGCCGCTGATATTTGCCCTGAAACAACGGCTGTCTGCGATTACGTCCGGCCGTTTAGTGCCATGTTGCACCGCGATAATTTCTACGCAGCGCAGTTTCATGCCGAGATTAGTGGAAACGTCGGACAGCGTATTCTGGAGAATTTTTTGAAATTGTAA
- a CDS encoding DUF433 domain-containing protein, translating to MNYKDRLVSDYQIMLGKPVIKGTRITVELILRKLSEGAVIADLLAMYPHLQEADILAALMYASDVMANEEVIMLKAA from the coding sequence ATGAACTATAAAGATAGACTTGTTTCCGACTACCAGATTATGCTGGGTAAACCTGTCATTAAAGGTACTCGTATTACAGTGGAATTAATTCTGCGTAAACTGTCGGAAGGTGCTGTAATTGCTGATTTGTTAGCCATGTATCCGCACTTGCAGGAAGCAGATATATTGGCTGCACTAATGTACGCGTCTGACGTTATGGCTAATGAAGAGGTAATTATGCTGAAAGCAGCTTGA
- a CDS encoding DUF72 domain-containing protein, with protein MEFGKIHNLDTVNFNLPPGAAFNGRIWAAVEPLPVSDRLKPAVFIGGPIWANKDYVGKVYPSHAREKDFLHYYTRQFNTIELNLTHYQIPTMGMIEKWKAEATEGFTYCPKFPQAISHERHLIAAEGLTEEFVNAVLSLEEFLGMTFLQLPPTFGPDKWPVLEAYLRSLPDELDVAVEFRHPDWFSKAQVWQQTLERLYGLHRHVVITDVAGRRDVLHMGLSSPVLTLRFIANESHPTDYTRADAWVQRLKTWFDKGLQKAYLFVHGGGDNDTAPELILYWTRELNKHCGLNLPEPVLQPKVVQGSLF; from the coding sequence ATGGAATTCGGAAAAATACATAATCTCGATACGGTTAATTTCAATCTACCGCCCGGAGCGGCCTTCAATGGCCGGATATGGGCGGCTGTTGAACCGCTACCCGTTAGCGACCGCCTTAAGCCCGCCGTTTTTATCGGTGGCCCTATCTGGGCTAACAAAGATTATGTCGGGAAAGTGTACCCATCTCATGCCAGGGAAAAGGATTTCCTGCATTACTACACCCGGCAATTCAATACCATTGAACTGAACCTGACGCATTACCAGATTCCAACAATGGGCATGATTGAAAAATGGAAGGCCGAAGCAACGGAGGGGTTTACCTACTGCCCTAAATTTCCGCAGGCCATCAGCCATGAACGCCATTTAATTGCAGCAGAGGGCCTGACCGAAGAGTTTGTCAATGCGGTACTGAGTCTGGAAGAATTTCTGGGTATGACGTTTCTCCAACTGCCACCCACCTTTGGGCCGGACAAATGGCCGGTGCTCGAAGCCTACCTCAGAAGCCTGCCCGACGAACTGGATGTAGCGGTGGAGTTTCGCCACCCGGACTGGTTCAGCAAAGCGCAAGTCTGGCAGCAAACCCTTGAGCGACTGTATGGTCTGCATAGGCATGTGGTGATTACTGATGTGGCCGGTCGGCGGGATGTATTGCACATGGGGCTGAGCAGCCCCGTTCTGACCCTGCGGTTTATTGCCAATGAAAGTCACCCGACAGATTATACCCGTGCCGATGCCTGGGTACAACGGTTGAAAACCTGGTTTGATAAAGGACTGCAGAAAGCGTATTTGTTTGTTCACGGCGGTGGTGACAACGACACGGCTCCCGAGCTGATTCTGTATTGGACACGCGAATTGAACAAACACTGCGGGTTAAACCTACCCGAGCCAGTGTTGCAACCAAAAGTAGTGCAGGGCAGTTTGTTTTAA
- a CDS encoding porin family protein — MKKVAGFGLILAMLAAGSGWAQSTSPALYQMRTKESSVTEKRFRKILGDNYDGQDKNRRDYDDDRKRRRRKQQTTQNQTDNNGYGSGPDYAWPSHLIEMGIRFAPSLDLNTAEGTGTYRGFSNNGAGVRMSVGPTLDYFFFKDRYAFSTGLWYTIKRSGFQMPGSFGQTVWNPGAPEKESVYNLQYLQIPATVKLFANNIGPNMRLYVQTGGLISIKLAERALEPSRNGLYMAESGGTRRQYGFGDIELLLGAGVQYRINQNNAFNVGMSYQRGLINVARASELTSKNRVVSLDLGFKF, encoded by the coding sequence ATGAAAAAAGTTGCAGGGTTTGGTTTGATTTTAGCCATGTTGGCTGCTGGCAGTGGTTGGGCGCAGTCCACATCACCCGCACTCTACCAGATGCGAACGAAGGAATCGAGCGTTACCGAAAAACGATTCCGTAAAATATTAGGGGATAATTATGACGGTCAGGACAAAAACCGTCGTGACTACGACGATGATCGCAAGCGTCGGCGCCGGAAGCAACAGACGACTCAAAACCAGACCGACAACAATGGGTATGGCTCTGGTCCCGATTACGCCTGGCCTAGTCACCTCATCGAGATGGGAATTCGGTTTGCTCCCTCGCTTGATCTTAACACGGCTGAAGGAACAGGCACCTATCGGGGGTTCAGCAACAACGGCGCAGGCGTTCGAATGAGCGTTGGGCCAACGCTCGATTATTTTTTCTTTAAGGATCGCTATGCATTCAGCACTGGGCTTTGGTATACCATCAAGCGGTCGGGCTTTCAGATGCCTGGCTCTTTTGGCCAGACCGTCTGGAATCCGGGCGCTCCCGAAAAGGAGTCTGTCTACAATTTGCAATACCTGCAAATTCCGGCAACCGTAAAACTATTTGCCAACAATATTGGCCCTAACATGCGGCTGTACGTTCAGACGGGGGGCCTGATCAGTATTAAGCTGGCAGAACGAGCGCTGGAGCCCTCACGCAACGGCCTCTACATGGCAGAGAGTGGCGGCACCCGCCGACAATACGGCTTCGGAGACATTGAACTGTTGCTCGGTGCGGGTGTACAATACAGAATCAACCAGAACAATGCGTTTAACGTTGGCATGAGTTACCAGCGCGGATTGATCAATGTAGCGCGGGCCAGTGAGTTGACGTCTAAAAACAGAGTTGTGTCGCTTGATCTGGGATTCAAGTTTTAG
- a CDS encoding Fur family transcriptional regulator, whose product MTPASKTLKNFNLRHTNGREEVLDLFLNAGHALAHNDVENGLGPDHDRVTIYRTLRTFLDKGLLHKVLDDEGGTKYALCRDNCSAGHHHHDHVHFKCETCGQTTCLDKVSIPSIALPEGYNRKEMNLLIQGVCQDCNK is encoded by the coding sequence ATGACGCCTGCCTCTAAAACGCTGAAAAACTTCAACCTCCGTCATACCAATGGCCGGGAGGAGGTCCTCGATTTGTTTCTGAACGCGGGCCACGCGCTGGCGCATAATGATGTTGAAAATGGTCTTGGGCCCGATCATGACCGGGTAACGATCTACAGAACACTACGCACGTTTCTGGATAAAGGGTTACTACACAAGGTTCTGGATGACGAAGGAGGAACAAAGTACGCTTTATGCCGCGACAATTGTTCCGCCGGTCATCACCATCACGACCATGTGCACTTTAAATGCGAAACCTGCGGGCAAACGACCTGCCTAGACAAAGTCAGCATTCCATCCATTGCGTTGCCGGAGGGGTATAATCGAAAGGAAATGAACCTGCTCATTCAGGGCGTATGTCAGGACTGTAACAAGTAA
- a CDS encoding MutS-related protein, whose protein sequence is MLPETTFLERQQQFSQKEQTAQRKYNQLAFWRLVWFVGSIVAVWLLIRLDQQLAAVGTLLVGLIGFLVLLKWHQRIRYERDLNHQIAFINQDELGRLKRQYIRTETGEQFTSPTHYYAGDLDVFGKHSLFRLLNRTHTYGGQKRLATWLKTPSGSDSIRLRQEAAAELNPKIDWRQEFEALAYVESTISQSPDALIKWITAEVAPIPGYLAAIRFIFPAITLGLFIAWLIGSVPGVAVLLALAAHGLVLSQTSARAQEVSEQTVEMSTALKAYRALFSQAEQFNGESVRLRAIRQALMTEKKSASEAIGQLGHLTEGLNYRRNPYFFLLFGVASLWDIHYLLRLERWRQTYGPSLRYWFEALGELEALNSLAGFAYAHPSYTTPDIVDNQFVLEMTSAAHPLLAQNNSVANSLVLRDSGKTILITGSNMSGKSTFLRTVGTNVVLSLAGAVVRAERFRCSPVQVFTSMRTQDSLEESTSSFYAELKRLQTLIGLTGSNQPNVSSAVKSLPVLYFLDEILKGTNSADRHRGAEALIRQLHRTTASGFVSTHDLELGQLTDADGFVRNYHFQSDLNNGELVFDYKLRDGICKSFNASQLMRAIGIEMDAVQK, encoded by the coding sequence ATGCTCCCAGAAACTACTTTTCTCGAACGTCAACAACAATTCAGTCAGAAAGAACAGACTGCCCAACGCAAATATAATCAATTGGCATTCTGGCGGCTTGTCTGGTTTGTTGGAAGCATTGTTGCGGTTTGGCTGCTTATCCGGCTCGATCAGCAGTTGGCGGCCGTCGGTACCTTGCTGGTGGGTTTGATTGGCTTTCTTGTTTTATTAAAATGGCATCAGCGTATTCGGTACGAGCGCGACCTGAATCATCAGATAGCCTTCATTAATCAGGATGAATTGGGGCGGCTCAAACGCCAGTACATACGTACTGAAACCGGCGAGCAATTCACAAGCCCTACACATTACTACGCGGGTGATCTGGATGTCTTTGGCAAACACTCCCTTTTCCGGCTTCTTAACCGGACACATACCTACGGCGGCCAGAAACGGCTCGCTACGTGGCTCAAAACGCCGTCGGGGTCCGATTCCATCCGACTTCGCCAGGAGGCCGCAGCGGAGTTAAATCCGAAAATCGACTGGCGTCAGGAGTTTGAAGCGCTGGCATATGTTGAATCAACGATTAGCCAATCGCCTGACGCGCTCATTAAGTGGATTACGGCCGAAGTCGCGCCCATACCCGGTTATCTGGCAGCTATCAGGTTTATCTTTCCTGCCATTACGCTAGGTTTATTTATTGCCTGGCTAATCGGATCCGTTCCGGGGGTGGCCGTGTTATTAGCCTTGGCGGCACACGGTTTAGTGCTAAGTCAAACGTCAGCGCGGGCGCAGGAGGTGAGCGAGCAGACAGTTGAAATGTCGACAGCCTTAAAGGCGTACCGGGCTTTGTTTAGTCAGGCCGAACAATTCAACGGTGAGTCGGTTCGGCTGCGGGCGATCCGGCAGGCTCTGATGACTGAGAAAAAATCAGCGTCTGAAGCGATTGGTCAGCTAGGTCATCTCACCGAAGGATTAAATTACCGGCGAAATCCTTATTTTTTTCTCCTTTTTGGCGTAGCATCGCTTTGGGATATTCACTATTTGCTTCGGCTCGAACGCTGGCGGCAAACCTACGGACCCTCCCTTCGCTACTGGTTCGAGGCATTGGGTGAGTTGGAAGCCCTAAACAGTCTAGCGGGTTTTGCCTACGCACATCCATCCTATACCACCCCCGACATTGTCGATAATCAGTTTGTGCTGGAAATGACGTCGGCCGCACACCCGCTCTTGGCCCAAAATAATAGCGTTGCCAATTCGCTCGTGTTACGTGACTCTGGGAAAACGATATTGATTACGGGCTCTAATATGTCGGGGAAAAGCACATTTTTGCGCACGGTGGGTACGAATGTTGTGCTGTCACTTGCGGGCGCCGTTGTCAGAGCCGAGCGGTTCAGGTGCTCGCCCGTGCAGGTGTTTACGAGCATGCGCACGCAGGACTCACTCGAAGAAAGTACATCGTCGTTCTACGCCGAGCTGAAACGCTTGCAGACACTCATTGGATTGACAGGCTCTAATCAACCAAATGTCTCTTCTGCTGTAAAGAGTTTACCTGTGCTTTATTTTTTGGATGAAATTCTTAAAGGCACTAATTCGGCGGATCGGCACCGCGGAGCAGAAGCTCTCATTCGCCAATTGCATCGCACAACGGCTTCGGGCTTTGTCTCCACGCATGATCTTGAATTAGGGCAGCTTACTGATGCCGATGGTTTTGTCCGTAACTACCACTTCCAATCGGATCTCAATAATGGAGAGTTGGTATTTGATTATAAACTTCGTGACGGCATTTGTAAGAGTTTCAACGCCAGTCAGCTTATGCGAGCAATCGGTATCGAGATGGATGCCGTTCAAAAATAG
- a CDS encoding DUF5615 family PIN-like protein encodes MIIADENIDHSLIVSIRELGIEVYSVYESNRGIRDETVIESSRNPPRIILTEDKDFGE; translated from the coding sequence TTGATAATCGCTGACGAAAACATTGATCATAGTCTTATCGTATCGATTCGTGAGTTAGGCATTGAGGTATACTCTGTGTATGAGTCTAATCGAGGCATCCGTGATGAAACCGTAATAGAGTCATCACGTAATCCACCCCGGATAATTCTGACAGAGGATAAAGATTTTGGTGAGTAG
- a CDS encoding gliding motility protein GldB-related protein, with translation MQIRLAIVGLFCFFLMSSCTKNEDVSLIRLDRQLFPGKLADSVRALLNRNQAVSQLYFNANGAGNDTALVRDLTNRVNNPALNEFNNQIQAEFGDMADLKNQLAEAFTTIKKNFPDFKAPKIATLVTGFLGPDLVVTDSLIVIGIDYFAGPNAKYRPPGQEFPQYILRRYQKEYIVPAIIFAISDKYNAANRADQTMLADMVYYGKGYVFTKTMLPDVADSLVIGYSDKQLTQTFNAQDVVWAHFIDNQLLYQTSPAIKQRYLNERPFTAEIGQACPGAIGRWVGWRIVGRYHDEHSSVGISELMHNADARMIFEQSGYKGQKE, from the coding sequence ATGCAAATACGGTTGGCCATTGTAGGCCTTTTTTGTTTCTTCCTGATGTCTTCGTGTACTAAAAACGAAGATGTTAGTCTAATCCGGCTTGATCGACAGCTTTTCCCAGGTAAATTAGCCGACAGCGTTCGGGCTTTACTGAACCGGAATCAAGCGGTATCTCAATTGTATTTTAACGCGAACGGAGCCGGAAATGATACGGCACTTGTCCGAGATTTGACCAACCGGGTCAATAACCCAGCTCTTAATGAATTTAATAACCAAATTCAGGCCGAGTTTGGTGATATGGCTGACCTGAAAAATCAACTGGCCGAAGCCTTTACAACGATCAAAAAAAACTTTCCCGATTTTAAGGCACCTAAAATAGCCACGCTGGTGACGGGTTTTCTGGGCCCCGATTTAGTGGTTACTGATAGCCTGATCGTTATCGGCATCGATTATTTTGCTGGTCCCAACGCTAAGTATCGCCCACCGGGGCAGGAGTTTCCGCAGTACATCCTGCGTCGTTACCAGAAAGAATACATCGTTCCGGCTATTATTTTCGCAATCTCCGACAAATACAATGCCGCGAATCGGGCCGACCAGACCATGCTGGCCGACATGGTTTATTACGGCAAAGGTTATGTATTTACGAAAACCATGCTGCCCGACGTTGCCGACAGTTTGGTTATCGGTTATTCAGACAAGCAACTTACCCAAACGTTTAATGCACAAGACGTTGTTTGGGCGCATTTTATTGATAATCAATTATTGTATCAAACGAGTCCTGCCATAAAACAGCGATATTTGAACGAGCGGCCTTTTACAGCCGAAATCGGTCAGGCCTGTCCGGGTGCTATCGGGCGCTGGGTGGGCTGGCGAATTGTTGGACGGTACCACGATGAACATAGTAGCGTGGGTATTTCAGAGTTAATGCACAATGCCGATGCTCGTATGATTTTTGAGCAATCAGGTTATAAAGGACAAAAAGAATAG
- a CDS encoding GNAT family N-acetyltransferase, which translates to MIQEYTISTDKKKLDLEVIHQFLSQEAYWCKNIPVEIVKRSIDNSLCFGVYQGASQVGFARVITDLATFGYLADVFILPDHRGKGLSKQLVAFIMAYPALQGLRRMMLVTFDAHGLYKQFGFQPVENPENVLSIKAFTAY; encoded by the coding sequence ATGATTCAGGAATACACCATCAGTACCGATAAGAAAAAGCTTGACCTTGAGGTTATTCACCAATTTCTGAGTCAGGAGGCTTATTGGTGTAAAAATATCCCGGTCGAGATTGTTAAACGGTCCATTGATAACTCCCTGTGTTTTGGCGTTTATCAGGGAGCCAGTCAAGTAGGATTCGCCCGCGTCATCACCGATCTGGCGACCTTTGGCTATCTGGCCGATGTCTTTATTTTGCCCGACCATCGGGGCAAAGGCTTATCAAAACAACTGGTGGCTTTTATCATGGCATACCCCGCCTTGCAGGGCCTTCGCCGGATGATGCTGGTTACATTTGACGCCCACGGTCTCTACAAGCAGTTTGGCTTTCAGCCAGTTGAGAATCCCGAAAATGTACTGTCAATCAAAGCCTTTACTGCCTACTAA
- the hisA gene encoding 1-(5-phosphoribosyl)-5-[(5-phosphoribosylamino)methylideneamino]imidazole-4-carboxamide isomerase, translated as MHIIPAIDLIDGKAVRLTQGDYNQKKEYNARPLEVAQQFEDAGLTRLHLVDLDGAKEKRVINWKVLELITSKTNLHVDFGGGVQSDEDLRVVFECGAKQVTGGSIAVKAPDQMERWLSRLGSEKLILGADAKNEKIAVSGWEEGTDVWIYDFLQNWVEKGINYVISTDVAKDGLLQGPSFDLYRNMQDQFPNLNIIASGGVSNMADIETLADMNVFGVIVGKAIYEGRVTLKELSRFTTS; from the coding sequence ATGCATATCATTCCCGCTATTGACCTGATTGATGGTAAAGCCGTTCGGCTCACCCAGGGTGATTATAATCAGAAAAAAGAATACAACGCTCGTCCGCTGGAAGTAGCCCAGCAGTTTGAAGATGCTGGGCTAACCCGCCTGCACCTGGTTGACCTTGACGGGGCAAAGGAAAAACGGGTCATAAACTGGAAAGTCCTGGAATTGATTACGTCCAAAACCAACCTGCATGTTGATTTTGGCGGAGGTGTGCAATCCGATGAAGATTTACGGGTCGTGTTTGAATGTGGAGCTAAACAAGTAACGGGGGGAAGCATTGCCGTCAAAGCTCCTGACCAGATGGAGCGTTGGCTCTCGCGACTTGGTTCGGAGAAGCTCATACTGGGGGCCGATGCAAAAAATGAGAAAATCGCTGTCAGTGGCTGGGAAGAGGGCACCGACGTTTGGATCTATGATTTCCTGCAGAACTGGGTTGAAAAAGGAATCAACTATGTCATCAGTACCGATGTAGCGAAAGATGGTTTATTGCAGGGGCCTTCGTTCGATCTGTACCGGAACATGCAGGATCAGTTTCCCAACCTGAACATCATTGCCAGTGGGGGCGTCAGCAACATGGCCGATATTGAAACCCTGGCCGATATGAACGTCTTTGGCGTCATTGTTGGCAAAGCGATTTATGAGGGGCGCGTGACGTTGAAGGAGTTAAGTCGTTTTACGACTAGTTAA
- a CDS encoding ABC transporter ATP-binding protein: MAKRAGNFGEEASEEDKKKFSRDGLKKAISIFRFVKPYRVQYIIGFVFLILSTGTTMSFGLLIGQITSVIQGKSAYTLNQVTLFFVGVLIAQALFSFFRIYFFSQVSERAMADVRRAAYSKIITLPIPFFEQRRVGELTSRISADISQLQDVLTLTVAELFRQVGTLTIGTAIIFYVSWKLTLFMLATFPVIIVAAMFFGRFIRKLSKKAQDLLAQANIIVEETLQSVNVVKAFTNEKLEINRYGNALQLVVNTALHAARFRGIFVSFVIFALFGGIIGVVWYGGSLVISNEMPFADLLTFIVYTTFIGGSVAGMGDLYAQLQRTIGSSERILEILEEPSEVNAEEETPLFVPVHGRVQFNDVRFSYPSRPDVPVLKGISLDVAAGRKIALVGQSGAGKSTIVQLLMRYYPIGGGQITVDDRDLSSFNVTELRKNIAVVPQEVMLFGGTILENIQYGKPGASEAEVREAARKANALQFIDSFPEGLQTVVGERGVKLSGGQRQRIAIARAILKDPAILILDEATSSLDAESERLVQEALDVLMQNRTTIIIAHRLATIRKVDMIYVMREGQIAESGTHDELATQEDGIYANLVKLQFETIE; the protein is encoded by the coding sequence ATGGCAAAAAGAGCAGGAAATTTTGGCGAAGAGGCCAGCGAAGAAGATAAGAAGAAATTCAGTCGCGACGGTCTTAAAAAAGCGATCAGCATCTTTCGGTTTGTTAAACCCTATCGGGTTCAATACATCATTGGGTTTGTGTTTTTGATCCTATCGACGGGCACAACCATGAGTTTTGGGTTGCTAATCGGGCAGATCACCAGTGTGATTCAGGGGAAATCGGCTTACACCTTAAATCAGGTTACGTTGTTTTTTGTGGGGGTGCTCATCGCTCAGGCGCTTTTCTCCTTCTTTCGAATTTATTTTTTCTCGCAGGTGAGCGAACGGGCTATGGCCGATGTACGGCGGGCGGCTTATAGTAAAATCATCACGTTGCCAATTCCCTTTTTCGAGCAACGGCGCGTGGGCGAATTGACAAGCCGGATCTCCGCCGATATTTCGCAATTGCAGGATGTACTGACGCTAACCGTGGCTGAATTATTCCGGCAAGTGGGTACGCTGACGATTGGTACGGCCATTATTTTTTACGTTTCCTGGAAATTGACGCTGTTCATGCTGGCGACCTTTCCGGTTATCATCGTAGCGGCCATGTTTTTTGGCCGGTTTATTCGGAAGCTGTCGAAGAAAGCGCAGGATTTGCTGGCGCAGGCCAACATCATTGTTGAAGAAACCCTCCAGTCAGTCAATGTGGTCAAGGCATTTACCAACGAAAAACTGGAAATTAACCGCTATGGCAATGCTTTACAGCTTGTTGTCAATACGGCCTTACACGCGGCCCGTTTTCGGGGTATATTTGTCTCATTCGTCATTTTCGCCCTCTTTGGCGGTATCATTGGTGTAGTATGGTATGGTGGTTCGCTGGTGATTTCCAACGAAATGCCCTTTGCTGATTTGTTGACCTTTATCGTTTATACGACCTTTATCGGTGGCTCGGTAGCGGGTATGGGCGATTTGTACGCTCAGCTACAAAGAACAATTGGCTCATCGGAGCGGATTCTGGAGATTCTTGAAGAACCATCCGAAGTAAATGCTGAGGAAGAAACACCATTGTTTGTCCCGGTGCATGGGCGTGTTCAGTTCAACGATGTCCGGTTCTCGTATCCGTCCCGCCCGGATGTGCCGGTGCTGAAAGGTATTTCGCTTGATGTAGCCGCTGGGCGTAAGATTGCCCTAGTTGGCCAGAGTGGTGCCGGGAAGTCGACCATTGTGCAACTGCTGATGCGCTATTACCCGATTGGTGGTGGTCAAATTACGGTTGACGATCGTGACTTGTCGAGCTTCAACGTAACGGAGTTAAGAAAGAATATTGCCGTCGTACCTCAGGAAGTGATGCTTTTTGGCGGCACTATTCTGGAGAATATCCAGTACGGTAAACCCGGTGCCTCGGAAGCCGAAGTGCGCGAAGCGGCCCGGAAAGCCAATGCTCTTCAGTTCATCGACTCCTTTCCCGAGGGCCTGCAGACCGTTGTTGGCGAGCGGGGCGTTAAACTGTCGGGTGGTCAGCGGCAGCGCATTGCCATTGCCCGTGCCATTCTGAAAGATCCTGCCATTTTAATTTTAGACGAAGCAACGAGTTCGCTTGATGCCGAATCCGAGCGATTAGTACAGGAAGCGCTGGACGTGCTGATGCAAAACCGGACAACGATTATTATTGCACACCGGCTGGCCACGATCCGCAAAGTAGATATGATTTACGTCATGCGCGAAGGGCAAATTGCCGAATCGGGTACACACGACGAACTGGCAACCCAGGAAGACGGTATCTATGCGAATCTGGTTAAATTGCAGTTTGAGACTATAGAATAA